The DNA segment AGACACTGACAGAAAAGCAAGGGATCTTTAAAGCATAGTCATTTACTGAGATTCCAAGGCACTGAATACAACCTGCGGGACGCAATGACAACACGGTCTCCTGATAGAAGAAACTCACGAGCAAGTGCCTTGCCTAACCCCCTTGTGCTGAAAAAAATATGCCAAAGAAATTATGAATGCATCTCCAGTTCACTGTCTAAATAGAAAATTATTCAAAGTTTAAACTGCAAAAATATAAATGCTCCCAGATTATCAACTAGCATTATCAGTTAAAACTTCATACTGTTAACCCAAGTGGTAATCAGGGACCATAAATTCATCAGATTGAAGACCTATATTGCAATTATATCAAGCCATATAAAAAAGAAGGTAGAAAGACAACTAACGGTAACAAGTAAACATTTATCCTCATAATTAATCTTAGAGACAAGCACCATATATTTAGTGAAATGAAGACCTCTAGATTATTTTTCTAACTATATATACAAAAGAAAGCTGGACATACGGTTCCTTTCACTTTGAAGTATTGATGCATTGGTTCATTCTCTTATTATTTCTGCATGATGGTTCTTTTCATGCTTTGAATATGCAATAAATGAATGTAAGAATCGATGACAATTAAGTGAGAATGAGCCTACTGAAAATGTGTCATAAAATCCATTTTCCATGTAATCTACATGCCGTTCCTAGTCATTATCTTCTGTTAAAACCATGACATAGATGAACTACCTTCCAGTGACAACAACATTTCGTGGCCCGGCTTTGCAATGTTCTTCTAGAACCATGTTTGCACCTATCATTGTTCCAATAATAATTCCACCAAGCCAGCTATACCAAATCAGAGTATTCATCTGACTGTCCCCACCTTCAtagtcataaaaaaatataaaaagaacgCAGACATAAGTTTATTTGTGATTTACAAGAATCCAAGCAAAAAAGGAAGATTTTGTACATGGTAAAACAGTAAAGCAAACCTGACAACTGAAATCCAGTTGCAAGTATAACTTCAGTACTCATCATGGTGACAAGATATCTTCCTAACTGTGTTATGAActgtaaaaagaaaaagaaaaaaaatcaaagaacagAGATAAACAGATggagaaaggagagagagagagagagagagagagagagagagagagagagagagagagaatagataTACAAAAAAATTTCGGTCCATACGATAACAAAAATTAAGTATTAGCAATTGTTAGAAGTGATGAAAGAACAAGCAGATACTCAAGTTAATGCTTATATTTATAATGAACTAAACATGGAACTGTGCAGTGAATTTGCTGAAATGCAGTATGCTCTACTTTAACATTTTGGCTGTAACTTTCATATTTATAATGAACTAAGCATGGAACTGTGCAGTAAATTTGCTGAAAATGCAGTATTCTCTACTTAACATTTTGGCTTTAACTCTCGCCTAAAGCTTGTTTGGACTAAAACTCTTCATGGCACTGAACATTGCCAAAACTGAAAAATCTTATCTTACAACTTTGATGCATTTGCTTCATTATCATCTTAAAACCTTTGAATTGTTCTCTTCCCCAAGTATTCAGCCGAAAATCTATTGTAAATACAGAAAACATTAGCCAAGTAGTTTGAGGTAGGTATGCCAGTATGTACCAAATTGTTGACGAGCTTGGGTTTTTACTGAAAATAGTAGCCCAGATTCAAACCATATTTAAGTGCAGGATTGTCCACAGTTTGAACTTTGAAGAACTGAGCAACTTTGACCCAAagcaatatttattttgatatatgctAGATTAATGTGTAGGCCATCGATGAAAAACCTTGTGAAGGTGTAAAAGAACCAGTTGGTGGATATTGCATACTTTGTAGTTGCATAATTTCATTTGTAGATTATTGATGTTATACCCATGTCACTTAGCATAGGACATGGGTAATTTGATATAAATAACATAATTTTCTTACCTCCTAATAAAGTTCCTTTTTCTTATGCTAATTTCATCAAAATGAAATCTTAGCAACGATAGATGGATTCATGAAAGACTCTACCTTCCAAAATTCCTCCTGGGACATAGCAGGTGAAACCTAAAAGCACCAGATTGAgcgaaaaagagaagagaaagaaaaagagtcaGAGAAGAGCTAACCGAGAAGAAAATTTCTTCCGTTTTCTCCACGTACTTCCTGTACTGCCCCGCGGGTCTCGAATCCGAACCCGAAAGCCTAACGAGCATCGATTTGAAAGAGTAAAGAGCACCCTTGCGCTTCAACTGCCTCGATTCCCTCTCTTCCTTCACCACCGCCATCCTGCCGTCGCTCTCCTCCCTACTGTTCTCCGACCTAAAGGATCGGCAGGGAAGAGGCGGGATCGCCCTCTGGCGGCAAATTCTTGGCCCCAAGAAGGACAGTCCGTCGTAAGTGGCCGGGTTCCGGTCGAAGCGCGGCCGAAGCCTCGGGCCGCGGATACGTCGGGTCACGTCCTTGGAGCCGAGATGGTCGAAGAAGTCAGCAGCGAGGTGAAGGTGGAGCTGAGCAGAGGCGGTGGCCATGGCAAGGGGCGGCGGCATTGGCTGCCACCACGACCTGAAGGATTGGCAAATATAAGGAGAGGGGGACTTGGAGTGCAAATATCTCGCAGGCAAAGAGGAGGAGGGCGGCGGCCACACGTTGAAGGGAAGCCGCGCTATCCCGGTCGACGCTCGCGTATCTCATCCGAAGCAAGGGTTCAGCTATCTCCTACCGCACGGATACGTGGGTCCCACAGAATTTGGCAACTGCTCGATCGACAGAAAGGTCCAACTTGCTGGACCGTGGCGGTGCACAGACAGACACCCGGAAAGCCACGTCAGCCGTTCCGAGGTCGCTTTTGTTTTACGGAACCAGCGTGGGTGGCTTCAGATATTTCATGGACTGGTCCAGTCGTCGAGCAGACCGTTCGATCGCGTGGCACGCGTGCAATGACGATCCGGCCGGTCGTTCTCCGAGAATGCGGTAGGGCCCGGTGCGAGTAGACGGCTGCGATGCTTTTGGGCGTCCGCGCCGGTTAAGCCGAAAGTGGTGGTCTCCTCGACGTTGTAGAGACGGACGGTCAGGATCTTCTGAAATAACTAACGACAAAAAAGCGCATCTCAAAGCACGCGAACTGCAAGAGCAGACGCCAAGCCTTGTCCTCTGTGACTATCCATAGAACCTTCTTGGGAATTAGAGCAAACACCTGATGTGCAATCCTCCTCAGTTTATGCTGCTAGCACAAGTAACATCTTCACACTTTAATCTATGATGCCAAACATTGAAGCAATCCTCTGCATCTATTGATTTCGAACACAAGGAACTAATAAGTACAGAAAATTAGAACTTGCTGGGAACATATTTGAATCATTCTATGTTTGGATAATAATATAGTTGATCCAGCAATCTCATCTTCCATCAGTGTATCGGTTCCTCATAGCACAAACTCTGATTAGTTGAATGACACACTTCAAGCTGGGCAATAATCCATCATCTGCAACACCATACTTTTACCTGCTTTGTTTGAGAAACATCTACTGGTGAgcattgataaaaatatattgctTGCTGAAGCTGAAATATTTTAGTACAACCTCAGATATTAGTGTACTGCCTCAAACACAAGGCTAATGACAATGACAAAAAACATAAGACACAAAATATTGATCAAGAGATTCTGTATTTACAGAAGATACATGCAAGGGATGGGAGTTCATAGCTGAAATCCAACGAAACAACTATTCATCCTAATTTCTCTCAGTTTCATCAAAGTATCTTGGGAATTGTTCGACAATAATCCTTATAACAGAAAATTGATGTCTGCTTATATGCTATTCCCATGCTTACACTTACTACTACAAATTATGTCAATAGGCAATTTCAGAATCTATTCTAGTAATTCTAGTAAATCCATATTTCAGGGTACAAATGAACTATTGGCTTGAGCCATCCCTCCTCAATCATTTGATCTTTCACTCGGCTTGGTTGGGCTCTCTAACTCGGGTTTTCCTGAATTCGGGCAAGGGGATCTGGCTATGACTACTGTAGCTTGCTGGGACTCTCTTTCAATCTCTTGCTTGCTGTCTCACTTTCAGAACTCCGGACCATTTCCGATTTGGAACTTTCGTATGCATCATCTGCTATTAGCCTTAACCTAAGTGGTGCACAAACCTACCTAAAATTTGGCCCAAACATGATACTTGAGATGCGTGCATATTGTTAATTTTCATCTTACTAGTGAAACCACTGCTATCTATTAGCAGTTCTACCTTTAATAAGAACAGTTGCAGTGTTTGCTTCTTGTTGCACTCCTTCCCCCATGTACTTGAGTCCTGAAGTACATGAATTAAACACATACTGTTCCTCCTAGCTTTAACTAGAATTGAATAACACAAACTAGCAATAACTAAAAGGTTTCACCTTGAGAAGAATGTCCACACAATTTGCTTTCCATAACACAACCAAAATCCAGATCCATTAATTTTATAACATGGTTGTAAGGTTAATACCTGTATCTTGAAATCCACAACCTCTTAAAATCAGAGTGTTCACAAACTGATTCTATCATCGCAATGTCATGTTAATACTTGTGATACCCTTGCACATAGTTGACATATTTTCATCATATACAAGAAAATACTTCAGTTAATTAGGTTAATTCACTATTTGTCCTTGATGTAGCATCTAGGTTCCCCAAAAaaccttcaagttaaacttaAAATCCTTCCACAAAGTAACCATAGATAATGGGTATGCTCAAATTTGTTGAAATTAAGTAAACATATATGGAGCCAGCCACGCCAATCGCGTCTAACATCACAaggattaattttttttcttgcaaaacaattaaagaagtcagatgttcacaactttaacAGAAGTCATCGAACTGCTGTATAGCTTCTACTGGGACCAACAGATCAAGCACATAAGCCTCCTAAAACCCTGACAAGACCAGATAAATCTGACAGACCAACAGTATTGACTTTGGACAAAAAGAAGCTTCAAATTAAGCATTCAGAGAGGAcaatttttcttttttggcaAGTGGTAAGAAGTAAAGTCAGTATTTGATCTCAGGACCTCAAACTATCAATAGGTCTTTATCAGCTAGGTCTTTACCAGCTAGAACAGGTGAGATCCTCAAAATTTACATTAGAGGACACAAAGTAAGGGTAAGCAATTGGATGTCCAAATTAAGCATTTAGAGAGCACACAAAGAAAGCTACCAAAAAATAGTACAGAAAATGAAAGCTACATTAGAGGACAAAACTCATCTAGATCAGTATGACAAAGATGTGAATTCTAAAGCGAAGTCCACAAAACAAAGTACACAATGGAGCTCCCGTGAAAAGAGAACCTACAAACTAAATTGGAGGATCCAAAACAGTTCGCAGTAGAAGAAGAACGATACCATGAATAAAAATTTCACTCTTTCCTGCGTATTTCAACTACGCCTCAGCCACAGCCTTCTTCCTGGGGGTCGCTtgcgtacctaaaaaccatcgggAACAGGAAAAACTCAAACAACTGCAGACGAACCCTAAAAAAATGAGACTTCGAATGATATTAGATAACAACCTTCGCGGAAACTTCTCTTGAAGCGGCGTGGGACGTGGCGGAGGTACCTCATCCTCCCAGTCCCCGTCGTCTTCCTCCGGATCGCCTTCACGCTCCAGTTATCTGATCCAAAGGAACCAAGATCCCACCATAAGAGACAAAAGCCGGAAGTAACGAGAAGAAGAGAGATCCAAGGGTCGGATGAATCACATTTGCGGATCCTGCTGGAAGGGTATCCGCAGGCGCCGCAGCGGCTCTTCTGGAGGTGGAAGCTGCGGCGGCCGCAGCGGACACAGAGGGTGTGGGTCTTGTTCCTCCGCTTCCCGAAGCTCCCAGTTCCCTTCCCCTGCAAAATCAAGAGGAGTAAAAGATGTTCCACAGCGGAAAGacagagaggaggagaagaggagggcgGAAGCGCTTACCATCGAAGGCACCCTCGACAAAACCCTAGCCGCGAACGAGACGTCCGCAGGGTCTTGGGTTCATGCATTATATAGAGAGAGGAATACGAGTTGAATACGCCTTTGTATACGCTTTGTCGGCTTCACAGTTCGACTATTGGGCCCAAATAATAAGCCCACTACAGAACCCAAAATTAGCCCAAGCAACAAATGGATGACAAGAGTAAGCTAAGTTTCAGTGCATTCAGAAGCTAAATTCAAGACGAACTCCGGTTCTAGAATCGATAGTTCCGATGGACGAACTCCGGTTTTCCGACGGACGAACTCCGGTTCTAGAATCGATAGTTCCAATGGACGAACTCCGGTTTTCCGACGGACAGACTCCGATTCTAGACTCGACAGTTCCGACAGAGCTGAAAATGAATAACATAAGACCGACGGAACTGAAACTGAACAACATAGGCACAATTATGTTCAGATTCACCGTCGGTGTCGGTTTCAGTTTCGCCCGGTTCGATTCCGATTCGAATCGAAACAGGGCTAACTAAATTAATGAATTATCGTGACACATGAACGAACGGAAAAATAGAGAAACAATCATTGCAACAAcagcaataataataaaaatattctgcCAaccaacaagaaaaaagaaagcaaGGTAAATTATTCAGAAACTGGAAGGTACATCTTATTGGAGCAAGTGACACCAGGTAATAATAAAGAACATACACACCAATGAAACTCTACTGAGGCAAATCCTTCTTCATAATTCCTTTCCCATGTCATATAAAAAGGGTATGGGAAAACAGAACAAGCAAATCTACCATATTGCACAAATCTATGGTCTGCAACTACACCTTTATGAGATGTTGCTGGCACGGCTCACGACGAGATCAATGGCACTGGTTCTTCAGCTAGAAGTAAATCTCAGACATCTTGTCCTAACAAAGTATATCTCAGACAGAACCACACAATGTAAAGATCCCAAATAGATCTCTTATGGAAAAATTGGATTTGGTGATCAGATGAAAGGTTCTGTATGGGTCTGAGAGTAGGTTGTCATTTGATGACCCGTGGACCAATCCAGAATGCAACTGCATAGGCGATGTACCTTGTCGTTTGACCACTGTCATCAGCGTATGGCCCCATCTCAATCACTGGAATAAGATTTGTATCACAACTGAAATGTTCCCAGCTCCTGACCGTGGCGGATAAGTGCAACCTTCTTTCCGCCGACCCACTGAAGCCGGTATGAAAGATCGAGACTGTGAGTTAAGAGCTTTAGCACGTCGGCATCATCTAGCTCCTTTATCTTATCCTGCAAATATTAAGATCACCATGTGATACAGAACTAAATCTATAACAAAGCAGCTGTAAGGTCGCAACTGAAACACAAAGCTGTAAAAGTTAATTTCTTCAGAGGGTGAAGAAACTCTCAGACTTAGTCATCCACTTTCAACTTCTAAGAATAAAGGTCATGGTTCCAAACAACAGCCGACGATGAAGCAACTAGTAGGTAAAAACTGTTTAGATTGTCTATCAAGGGACTCAAAGCAAAATTTGGTAACTAAGATATTGGACATTTTTTACATCCATATCTGACGAAATAAAAGCAATGATAATGTAAGTAGAAAAATAGATCGGTGAAGAATGGGAAAATAGATGGAACACTTATGATCTTGACAGGCATACCAAAGAATTTGGAAAAGGTTGATCAGTGGTAGAAGAATCAATGAAAAAAATGCAAATTCTATACCGATTTGTAAAAGTTAATTGATTTATTGGGTAACCTTgtatttattaattaaaagattGTGGAGTGTGATCTTGAGTAGTCGACCTAATCAAGAattcattttattaaaaatagCCTAGTTAACAGGCAAATAATTACAGTCACAGGCACAGGAAGGCAATACAGAAGATAAAACTGCAAGATGTCCTTATTTCATATAATACCGGAGAATTGCCCCGTTTATCATTCCCGATTATGGTGGCAATCATGCTTGAGCGAGAAGAACTTGGTGAAAATCCTTCTGGAGGAACAAAAATGAGTTTGGTGCATTGGACAGGAACAAGACTTCTGCTGAGCTTCTCCCACCAAGCAGTTCCCAGAGACCACCATCTGATCATTAATCCATTCTCGGAGAAAGCAACTAGCCCCTAGATCAGCAAAAAAACATGTTAGATCACATACAGACACAAGCAATCTCAATATCAGGTTATTAAAGCATTGTCCCATTAAAGTATTCAGCACCACAAAAGATCATGCTTCCATAAATTATAACAATATGTCTAGCAACAAAAATGTCAACAGCTCAAATAACTAAAGACAAGTAAATTCATGAAATAATTCaagtaaaataaacaaaaaattttACACAATAGATAAGGTCAAATATACTTCAATACTTAAACACAGTGGACAACAATCACAAATTCTATTAGAAAATAGAACCACAGCTGACAGAAAAGAACACCGATCAAATACATAAAGAAGTCTTGTGACTGAGTTAATGAAGTCCATAAACTTGAGCTTAAACTATATGTGAATCGGCTATCAGCTGGTTTTAATTTCTTATAGCTGAACATTAAATTAATCAGCTGCTAGCCTCGTGCACTGTGCCACCCACTTTTACATTGAAGATATTCCTGAACAAAAAGACAGTCATCACAACACTTGAAGATAATGTTTGTTGACAGAAGACACTTAAAACCAGAGAGCAGACAAGAAGCACCATTACCGAAAGAACAAGAGAACACATCAACTTTTTAAAGACCAAAAACTTCAACAAAAGAAAGTCGTGGAAAATTGTAGCAAGTTCTGAAGAAAGCAGATAGAAGAAGCCACATGATATTTGATGGAATCAAGAGTTTAACCTAATAACATTgggaaattttaaagaaaataattagctTGGTGAATAATGTTTAAACTTAACATCAGTGCCAATGTAAACCAATTAGCTGCCAGACACAAAAATATAACATTACAAGCTCGAGACCACCTATTAGCTACCATTGCAATGCATGTTCCAACAACAGTATTTATGGATACAACAGGAAAAGACTCCAAAACAACTTGGACATCAAATTGTGTGCAGAAAATCATGTTAAGGATCCAGATAAATGCACCTCTCCATCTGGTGAAAACGTCAAAGCTGTGATCACTGTAGTAATCCTTGACTTCGATGATTCTTCAAGTAAGCTTGGAAGACCTGGTGGTCCACTAGCATCCAAAACCTTTATTTTTGAAACACTACAATGAAGATGAATAAGATAGTATCaatttaaattaaaaagaaacaaaaaaacactAGCATGCAAAATCTTTATTTTTGAAACACTAAAATGAAGATGAATAAAATGGTATCAggttaaattaaataaagaacatTGATTTCAAGGATCAGGAAATCGCATTAGTTTGCATGCAATATCATATAAAAGAATAGACATGACAAAGCATCCTGCTAAAGTGCTTGAGATcgcacttattttttttttattctgtaGCACCATAAAGCATTGACTTTGGGAATGCAATAGGTCATTGATATTAGAATTTGATTGAAAACTAAGAGATTCATAGATCAAAgaaatgaataataaaataaaataaaagcaaTACCTAATTGTTCAATGGTACTATGTATTTCTAAAGAACAACTATTTG comes from the Musa acuminata AAA Group cultivar baxijiao chromosome BXJ1-10, Cavendish_Baxijiao_AAA, whole genome shotgun sequence genome and includes:
- the LOC103969932 gene encoding large ribosomal subunit protein eL37z; translated protein: MGKGTGSFGKRRNKTHTLCVRCGRRSFHLQKSRCGACGYPSSRIRKYNWSVKAIRRKTTGTGRMRYLRHVPRRFKRSFREGTQATPRKKAVAEA